A segment of the Agromyces sp. H17E-10 genome:
ATCGCACGCGCGACGAGGGGCGAGCCACCGGCCAGACCGACCGATGCGGCGAGCGTCACCACGAGCACCGCGCCGACGCCGACCCGGCGCCGGGTGCCCAGCGGCGGACCGATCACGAGTCGGAGCGCGAGCGCGGTGCTCGCCGCGAGCACCACCGCGCCCGGCGCATCCGCGAGCCAGGCGAGCCGCCCGCCGGGCAGCGTCGCGCCCGTGTGCGCGACGACGGCGATCCACTCGGCCGGCCACCAGGCGACCTGCATGGCCGCGAAGCCGACCGACGGCAGCACGGGCAGCAGCACGCACCCGATGAGCCCGGCGACCGTGCCGACCGGCGCGGCCGGTGCCGCGAGCAGGTTCGCCGGCACCCCGTAGACCGCGATCGCCGGATCGAGCAGCACGAGCACGGGCTGGCACGCGAGCTGGGCCGCGAGCGGCACGCCGAGCACGAATGCGAGCGGCGTCGGCATGACGCGCGCGAGCGCCTTCGAGAGCGGCGCGGCGAGGAGCAGCAGTCCGGCGGTGGCCGCGACCGAGAGCGCGAACCCGTAGTCGCGCGCGTACCAGGGGTCGACGACGAGCAGCACGACGACCGCGAGGGCGAGGGCGGCCACTCCCCCGCCCGGTCGTCCGGCGGCGAGGGCCGCGAGCACGACGACCGCCATGACGGCCGCGCGCACGACGCTCGACTCGGGGGTGACGAGCACGACGAAGGCGCCGAGCGCGACGAGTGCGATGACGACGCGGATGCCTCGCCGGAGGCCGGCCGCCGCGGCCGCCGCGAACGCCGCCGCCGTGATGATGGCGCAGTTCGCCCCGGAGACCGCGGTGAGATGGCTCAGCGAACTCGCCTTCATGTCGTCGTCGAGCCGTGCGTCGACCGCACTCGTGTCGCCGATCGCGAGGCCCGGCACGAGCGCGCCGCCGTCGCCGTCGAGTTGCGCGGCCGTCTCGGCGAAGCGGGTGCGCAGGTCGCCGCTCCAGGCGAGCCACGGCGGCGGCCGTTCGACGGCGACCTCGCCCTCGGCGTGCAGGTCGAAGGCTTCCGGCTCCGCGCTCGGCGAGGGCGCCGCCCGAGCGACGAACGCGAGCCGCGCCCCGAGCTGGAGGTCGGCCGGCACGGCTTCGACGACGCCGCTCACGGGCACCGCACTGGTCGCACGGCCGTCGACCTCGACGAGTCGCCCCTCGAACCGGAGCGATGCCGTGGGCCGCCCCGCATTCGAGTCGGGCTCGGTCGAAGCCGACGATGCGGCAGCGCCCCACATCGTCACCAGTCGGCGTGGCGCGGCGGTGAGCTCGACGACGACCGGCGTCGGCGCGCGATCGTCCGCGGCCGCTGCGAGCGGCGATGCGCTCCGGGCTCCGAGCGCGACCGCGGCGGCCGATGACACGAGGGCGACCGCGGCGACGCACACCAGCACGGTCGCGGCGATCGGATGCCTCGTGACCAGCACGATGACGAGCGCGACCGCCGCGGCGACCCATGCTGCCGCTGCGAGCAGTCCCGCGTCGAGTCCGGCGTCGGGTGCCTGAACGACGAGCCACGCGCCGGCCCAGGCCGCACAGGCCGGAAGTGCGAGCCGCAGGGCCGGCATGTCAGAGCGCCACCAGGTCGACGAGGCCGGAGTAGACGGCATCGCCGATGCCGGCGACGTCGAGCAGTTGGTCGGTGCTCGTGAACGGCCCGTTCGCGTCGCGCCAGTCGACGATGCGTTGCGCGAGAGCCGGCCCGATGCGGGGAAGCGTGTCGAGCTCGGCGACGTCGGCCGTGTTCAGGTGCACCTTGCCGTCACCGGCGCCGCCCGCGGCGCCCCCTGCTCCCCCGGCCGGTGCACCGCCCGCGGCGACCTCGCCGACCTTCGGGACGAACAGCTGCTCGCCGTCGGCGACCGCCCTGGCGAGGTTCACTCCGGCCGGATCCGCGTCGGCGCTGAGTCCGCCCGCCGCCGCGATCGCATCGACGACGCGCGCACCCTCGTCGAGCTCGACGAGTCCCGGCTTCGCGACCGCGCCGAGCACATGCACGAGCACGACGGGCGGGGCGGCCGTCGCGATCGACCCGGCTGAGCCGCCCGAGGCATCCCCACCGCCGGCGGAGCCGTCGAACCCGACCGTGCCCTGGCCGCCGCCGCCCGACGAGGCGAACGACAGCACCGCGGCGACCACGACGGCCGCGATGAACAGCACGACCGCGGCGCCGACGCCCAGCCGTACCCGGGCGGGCGCACGGCGCGCCGAGGGGTCGAGCGCGGCCAACGGATCCGGCGAGTCGTGAGGCGGCATGCCCGCACGCTATGCGGGCGCCGACCGCGCAGCGGCTAACGGAGACACGAGCGTGGAGAGCCCGCAGCATCCCCAGGCTGTCGAGGACGAGTGGTCAGGCGTCTGCGTCGCCCGGCCACTCGCGTCCGAAGCGGGCGAGGTGATGCCAGACGTACTTGACGAGCTGGGGGTCGTAGCCGCCCGACGCACGCGCACGGCCGAGCACGACCGGGGTGAGCACCCCGTCGACGGCGATCGCGCGAGCGACCTCGACGGTGTCCTCGCCCCGGTACTCGGGGTTCGCCTCCACGGCCGCGAGGTCGAGGCGGTAGCCGGGATGCCGCTCGACGACGATCCCGGCCTGCTCGGCGATCCGCAGCGTCGCGTCGTCGTCGAACGACGGGTCGACGACGACGGCTTCGACGTCGGCCGGCACGGAGACTCCGCCGTGCACCTGCGCTTCGATGTAGCGGTTCAGCAGCTCGTCGGGCTCATCGGCATGGAAGTCGTCGATGAGCCCCAGCCGATCGGCGACACCGAAGAGCTCGGGCTGGAATGCGCTGTCTGGATACACGAACGTCGCGCGCCCGATCGCCTCGGGCCGGAGTCGGAGGTAGGCCGAGCCGAACCGGGGTGCCGCTCCGTACGGGTCGTCGGCGAGATTCAGCGCACCGTAGGCCGGTCGCAGCTGCGAGGGGTGCTCGTCGTAGGCACCCCCGAACAGCCGGCTCTCCCAGTGCCAACGGTCGCCGCCCGGCACCGCGGTGAGCCCGCCGTTGCTCGTGCCGGTCACGAACTGCGAGGCGTACCGCCCCTCCTCGAGGATGCGACGGAGCACGGGACGCCCGTGCAGGTCGGACTCGGGATGGAAATGGAGGACGAGTCGTGCTTCGGCGGGCAGGGTACCGCCCGGCTTCGAGCGTTCGGCCACGGCGGTGAGGGCGGCACGCCAGGGGTCGGGGTTCGGATCCATTCGGCCATTCTGGCAGCGACGACCGGTCGCCTTCGGCCTATGACGCGGGCGACGCCGGCGAGCTTCCATGCGCCGGTCGGACTGCTTGACCAGTTCGACAGGCACCTGTCAAACTGACCGACGTGGAAACCACCCTGCATCGCGTGATCGTCTCCGTCGAATCGGCCGAGGCCGCGCTCGCCTTCTATCGGGACCTGCTCGGCCTCACCGTGCATGCGGGCGGCGGCATCACGCGCCTGAGCGACGGAGCCGTCGAGATCCTGCTGCACGAACGCCCGAGCCGGCCGAGTGACCTCGGGATCGCGCTCAGCTTCCGCGTCGACGATCTCGACGCGACCTGCGCGACCTGGCGACGAGCCGGCGGCACCGTGGTCGACCCACCGGCCGAACAGCCGTGGGGCGAACACCTGGCGGTGCTGCGCGACGCCGACGGCCACCTCGTGTGCCTCACGCAGTGAGTACCGCCGAGCCGCCGATGCCCGTGAGGTCGGACTCGCCGGACCCGCCCGAGGTGCTGCTCACCCGGCTCGTCGACCACGTCTTCGCGCTCTCCGGGCGCTTCCTCGCGGTCGGCGACGAGATCACCCGTCCCGAGGAGCTGAGCGCCGCCCGATGGCTCGTGCTCGGCGCACTGCAGGACGGCCCGTCGAGTCCCGCCGAGATCGCGCGCCGACGGGGGCTCACCCGGCAGTCGATCCGTGAGAGCGTGGCGCGCCTGGAGCGGAGCGGGCACCTCGTGCGCACCGCCGGCGACGACAAGCGCACGTTCCTCGTGGAGCTCACGGCGCGCGGACGCGCCGCGCTCGCCCGCATCGAACCGCGGCGTCGTTCGTGGGCCGAGGAGACCGCCGCGAGCGTCGACGCCGCGGAACTGCAGGCGGCCGTCGCGCTCTTGGCGCGCCTCCGAGCGGCCACCGCCGATGAACCCACCACCGACGCCGCGACCGACGGCGCAGTCGCCGATGCGACCGACGCCGCCGACGGATGACCGCCCGCGTCAGCCCCTGGTCGCGATGTTCACGAGCTTCGGCGCGCGAACGATCACGTTGACGATCTCGCTGTCGCCGATCGTGCGCACCACCGCCGCCGACGACCGGGCGAGTTGCTCCAGCTCGTCAGCCGTGATCTTGGGCGACACCTCGAGACGGTCGCGCACCTTGCCGTTGACCTGGACGATCGCGGTGACCTGGTCTTCGACCAAGAGCGCGGGGTCGGCCTTGCGCCACGGCACGAGCGCCACGGTCGGCTCGTAGCCGAGCCGCTGCCACATGTCCTCCGCGGTGTACGGCGCGAACAGGTCGAGGATGATCGCGGTCACCTCGGCCGCCTCGCGCACGGCCGCGTCGCCCGCGCCGGGGCCGGAGTCGATCGCCTTGCGGGTCGCGTTCACGAGCTCCATGAGCCTCGCCACGATCACGTTGAACTTGTAGGCCTCCGCCAGCCCCGGGGCATCCGCGAGCAGTCGGTGGGTCACGCGGCGCAGCGCACGGTCGCCCGTCGACCAGTCGACACCGGGTGCCGACGTGACCTCGCCGGCGATGCGCCACGCGCGCGCCAGGAACTTCGCCGAGCCGACCGGCGAGACGTCCGCCCAGTCGATGTCGTCCTCAGGAGGACCGGCGAACGCGAGCGTGACCCGCAGCGCGTCGGTGCCGTGCGCGGTGAGCTCGGAGGCGAACTCGACGAGGTTGCCCTTCGACTTCGACATCTTCGAGCCGTCCATGAGCACCATGCCCTGGTTGAGCAGCGAGGTGAACGGCTCGGTGAAGCTCAGGTAGCCGAGGTCGAACAGCACCTTCGTGATGAACCGCGAGTACAGCAGGTGCAGGATCGCGTGCTCGACGCCGCCGACGTACTGGTCGACGGGCGCCCACTTCTCGGCCTGGGCCGGGTCGAACGCCTGCGTGTCGTCGTTCGCGTTGAGGTAGCGCAGGTAGTACCACGAGCTGTCGACGAAAGTGTCCATCGTGTCGGAGTCGCGCTTGGCCGGGCCGCCGCAGTTCGGGCAGGCGACGTTCACCCAGTCCTCGGCGGCACCGAGCGGGCTCGAGCCCTTCGGCTTGAGGTCGAGGCCGGCCGCGTCGGGCAGCCGCACCGGCAGCTCCGACTCGGGCACGGGCACCTCGCCGCACTCGGCGCAGTGGATGATCGGGATGGGCGTGCCCCAGAAGCGCTGGCGGGAGATCAGCCAGTCGCGCAGGCGGAAGTTCTTCGCCGCACGACCCGTGCCGCGCTCGTCGAGGATCTCGATGGCGCGACGGATCGCGTTCGACTTCGAGAGCCCGTCGAGCGGGCCCGAGTTGATGAGGCGCCCCTCGCCCGTGAGCGCGACGCCCGTGCCGGCGGGGTCGAGCGGCGGCAGGTCCTCGGGCAGGTAGGGGTCGCCGTTCTCGTCGAGCGGGATGACCGGGATGACGCCGGTGACGGGTGCGTTCGTGTCGACCACGACGCGCACCGGCAGCTCGAAGGCCCGCGCGAAGTCGAGGTCGCGCTGGTCGTGGGCGGGCACGGCCATGATCGCGCCGTGACCGTAGTCGGCCAGCACGTAGTCGCTCGCCCAGATCGGCAGGCGCTCGCCGTTCAGCGGGTTGATCGCGTAGCGCTCGAGGAACACGCCCGTCTTCGGTCGGTCGGTCGCGAGGCGCTCGATGTCGCTCTCGGCGCGCACCGAGTCGAGGTAGTCGTCGAACCGCTGCTGCACCTCGGCCGAGGCACCCTCGGCGAGCTCGGCCGCGAGCGGCGAGTCGACGGCGACGACCATGAACGTCGCACCGTAGAGCGTGTCGGGACGCGTCGTGAACACGGGGATGCGGCCCTCACGGCCCTCGATCTCGAACTCGACGTCGGCGCCGGCCGAACGGCCGATCCAGTTGCGCTGCATCGAGACGACCTTCGACGGCCAGGTGCCCTCGAGCTGGTTGAGGTCGTCGAGCAGGCGGTCGGCGTAGTCGGTGACCCGGAAGTACCACTGGGTCAGGGCCTTCTTCGTGACGACCGCGCCGCAGCGCTCGCAGTGGCCGTCGACGACCTGCTCGTTCGCGAGCACGGTCTGGTCGTTCGGGCACCAGTTGACCTGGCCGGCCTTGCGGTAGGCGATGCCCTTCTCGTAGAGCTTGAGGAACAGCCACTGGTTCCACTTGTAGTACTCGGGGTCGGAGGTGTGCAGCTCCCGCGACCAGTCGAAGCTCGGCGCGTACTGACGGAAGGACGCCTTCTGCTGGGCGATGTTCGCGTAGGTCCACTCGCGCGGGTCGGCGCCGCGCTTGATCGCCGCGTTCTCGGCGGGCAGGCCGAAGGAGTCCCAGCCGATCGGGTGCAGCACGTCGAAGCCCTGGTGGCGCCAGTAGCGCGCGGCGATGTCGCCGAATCCGAACGCCTCGGCGTGACCCATGTGCAGGTCGCCCGAGGGGTACGGGAACATGTCGAGCACGTACTTGCGCGGACGCGTGTCGCCCGCCGCTCCGGCGCGGAAGGGCTCGAGCTCGTCCCACACGGGAAGCCACTTCGCCTGGATGGCGGCGAAGTCGTACGCGCCGGACTCGGCGTTCGCGGGGTCGTGATCGTGTGCCACGTGACTCTCAATCGTGTGTCGCTCGGCGGGCTCGGCCCGCTCGTCCTCCGGGCGCGCCGGATCGCGGCGCACTCGGGTATCAAGACTAGTCAATCCAGGCGGGTGGATGCCTCGCCGAGGGCTGCGAGCAGGGCACGGGCCTTGACCCGGGTCTCCTCGATCTCCTCCTCGGCGACCGAGAGTGCCGTGATGCCGCCGCCCGTGCCGATCGAGGCGCCGCTCGGCGCGATCACGATCGAGCGGATCACCATCGCCAGGTCGGCTCCGCCGTCGACCCCGAGGTAGCCGAAGGCGCCCGAGTAGACGCCGCGCGGCCCCCGCTCGAGATCGTGCAGGATCGCCATGGCGCTGCGCTTGGGCGCCCCGGTCATCGAGCCCGCCGGGAACGCGGCACGCACGACGTCGAGCGCGCTCACGGGTGGCGCGATGCGCGCCCGCACGGTCGAGACGAGCTGGTGCACGTGCGGGTACTCCTCGACCTCGAGCAGGCCCTCGACGCTCACACTGCCGAGCTCGGCGATGCGACCGAGGTCGTTGCGCATGAGGTCGACGATCATGAGGTTCTCGGCGCGCTCCTTGTCGCTCGCGAGGAGCTCGGCGCGGAGCGCGGCATCCCGCACCGGGTCGGCGTCGCGCGGCCGGGTGCCCTTCATCGGCTTCGTCGAGACGAGCCCCGACGGCTCGATGTGCAGGAACTGCTCGGGCGAGGCGCTGCACAGGGCGAACCCCCCGAAGCGCAGGTACCCGCCGTGGTGGCTCGGGCTCGAAGCGCGGAGCGCCAGGTAGGTCCCAGCCGGGTCGGGGTGCACGTCGAGGTCGACGCGGTTCGTGAGGCACAGCTGGTACGCGTCACCGCGCGTGATCGCCGCCTGGCATTCGCCGATGAGCCGGGCATAGGTCGTCGCATCGTGGCGCCAGTGCGCCACCGGGGCGGCACCCTGGGTCGCGGCTGCCGGCGTCGGTGCAGGATGCCGCGCGCCGGCGCCCCCATCGGCCATGGGTGCATTCGCAGCGGACGACGTGAGCTCCGCGGCGAGTTCGTCGGCCCACGCGTCGGCGTCGTCGGACTCGATCCAGACGAGCCTCGTGCGCCGTGCGCCGTGGTCGAAGGCGATCACCCGGTCGAGGAACACGAACGCGGCGTCGGGCGTCTCCGCGTCGGCGATCGGGACTCCCGCGAGCCCTGCGCCGAGCTCGTAGCCGAACCAGCCGAACCAGCCGAGCGGCGCCGGTGCCGTCTCGCCCGCCGCGAGGGCGACCTGCGGCAGTGCGAGGGTGTCGGCGAGTCGTTCGAAGACGCCGCCGCGATGCACGACCGGTGCGTCGTCGTCGGCCTCGCCGACCGGCCGCCGCACCGTGACCGTTCCGCTCGCGAGGTCTGCCGTGACGACCGGGCTGCCCGCATGGGCGGCGCCGAGCACGCTCACCCCGGTCGCCCCTTCGTCACCGCCGTCGAGCCACACGACGTGATCGCGCTGCGCGAAGCGTTCGGCGAAGACGACGCGGGGTTCGCACCACGACGGCAGATCGCGCGAACGCAGTCGAGGGGGCATCCCCACAGCCTACGGGGCGGCGTGCGCCGCCGACGGTGCGCGGTCCGCCTCCGTGAGTCGGCCGTCCGCGATCGAGACGACCCGGTCGACGAGCGCCGGATCGACGGGCGTGTGCGAGATGACCACCACCGTGCGGTCGTCGCCCGCGGCGCCCAGCAGATCGGCGAGCAGCGCGTCGGCCTGCTCGCGATCGACGTTCGCGGTCGGCTCGTCGAGCACGAGCACCGGAAAGCCGGCGAGCATCGCCCGGGCGAGCGCGATGCGCTGCGCCTGACCGCCGGACACGAGTGCACCGCGCTCGCCGACCTCCGCGTCGAGACCACCGCGCTCGGCGAGCCAGTCGCCGAGGCCGACCCGCTCGAGCACGTCGACGAGCTCGTCGTCGCTCGCCGTGTCGCGGGCGAAGAGCAGGTTCTGGCGCACGTCCTCGTCGAAGAGCCACGGCGACTGCTCGACGAGCCCGACGAGCCGCCGCACCGCGGCTGGATCGAGCCGGTCTGCATCGATTCCGTCGACGAGGTATTCGCCGCCGGTCACGGCCAGGAAGCGCACGAGCACGTGGGCGAGCGTCGTCTTGCCCGCCCCCGACGGACCGCGCACGAGCACGCGCTCCCCCGGCCCGAGGTCGAGGTCGATGCCCGACAGCGCGGCGCCGCGCGCGCCGGGCCACGCGGCCGAGGCGGCGACGAGCGTGAGTCGCGGCGGCCGACCGGCCCGTGGTGCAGCCGCCGGTGCGGCGGGTGCGACCGGGATCTCTGCGGGTGTCTCGCCGGGCACCGCCTCGGCGACCCGCTCGGCGCTCACGCCGGCCAGGCGCCAGGCCGTCATCGCGGGCGGCAGCGCGGCGGCGACCTCGGCGATCGCGAGGGGCACGAGGCAGAGCATCGCGAACGTCGGTCCGTCGATGCGGCCGTCGGCGAGCAGCGGCTGCCCGGCCAGCAGGCTCGCCGCGACCGCGAACCCGCCGATCGCCGTCATGAGCGCCGCGGCCGCACCCGCCGCGGAGGCGTTGGCGCGTGCGTGCCGGGCGAGGCGGTCGCCGAGCGCCTCGATACGACGGCGACTGGCCGCGGCCGCGTCGAAGGCGACGAGCGTCTCGAGCGACTGCGCATGCTCGACGACGGCGGCCTGCAGCTCGCCGCGGAGCGGTGCGAGACGCCGCTCCGCCCGCGACGCCACCGCATGCTGCACCACGAGCGACGCACCGACGCCGATCACGAGGCAGCCCGCGACGGCGGCTGCCGAGGCGGGCGACACGAGCGCGACGCCCACCACGGCCCCCGCGAGCACGACGAGCGCGCTCACCACGGGCTGCACGACCCGCAGCGACACGTTCTGCAGTTCGTCCACGTCGCCGGTGAACCGCGCGAGCAGTTCGCCGTGCCGGAGGTCGGCGACGCCGTCGGGCGCGACGGGCAGCATCCGTTCGAACACGCCCGTGCGGATGGCTGCGAGTTGTCGGAAGGCGGCGTCGTGCCCGGTCAGCCGTTCGAGGTAGCGGAAGACGGCGCGGCCGAGCGCGAACGCGCGCACGCCCACGATCGCGAGCGACAGGTAGAGCACGGGCGGCTGCTCCGCCGCGCGGGCGATGAGCCAGGCCGAACATGCCAGCAGCGCGACGGTCGAGCCGCCCGAGGCGACGCCGAAGAGGACCGCCGGCAGCAGCCGGCCGATCGGCGGGATGCTCGTGCGGAGCACGGCTCGGGTGCGAGTGGTGCGTTCAGACACGGGCCGCCTCCTGGGAGATGACGAGGTCAGCCGCGGCCACGAGGTCGGGGCGATGGGTCGCGACGAGGACCGTGCGTCCGTCGGCGGCGAGCCGGCCGAGCCCGTGGGCGAGTTCGGCCTCCCGGCTCGGGTCCTGGGCGGAGGTGGGCTCGTCGAGGAGGAGCAGCGGGAGGTCGCGCGCGAGCAGGCGGTGCACCGCGCGCGCGATCGCCACGCGCTGTGCCTGACCGCCGCTCAGGCCGCTGCCGCCGGGGCCGACCTCGCGGCCAGCGGGCACGTCGACGCCGGCGAGACGCAACGCCTCGTCGAGGAGCGATTCGTCCGCGGTCTCGTCGCCGAGGCGCACGTTCGACCCGACCGTTCCCGCGAGCAGCACCGGGGTCTGGCCGGCCCAGGCGATCCGCTCGCCACCGGCCGCCAGCCGACGGCCGTCGAGCGTGATCGAGCCCGAGCAGGGGGCGAACCCGAGCAGCGCGGCGAACAGCGTCGACTTTCCGCTGCCGCTCGGGCCGACCACAGCCGCCACGGCGCCGGCGGGCACTGAAACCGTCAGGTCGTCGACCACGACGCGCTCACCGCGGCGCACCGTGAGGCCGACGAGCTCGAGCCCGCGGCCGGTGGCGCTCGCGCCGCCTGCGGTGCCCGCGCCGGTCACCCTCTCCGGGCCGACCGAATCGTCGCCGAGTTCGGCGCGGGGCATGGCCACGTCGGCGACGTGGGTCGCCGCATCCGCGCCCTCGACCGCCTCGAGCAGCGCGAACGCGTCGCCCGCCGCGGTCACCCCCGCCGCCGAGGCGTGGAAGGCCGCGCCGACGTTGCGCAGCGGCAGGAAGACCTCGGGTGCGAGCACGAGCACGAACAGGCCCGCGCCGAGCAGCATGTCGGCCGAGACGAGCCGCAGGCCGATCGCGACCGCGACGAGGGCCACCGACAGGCTCGCGGCGAGCTCGAGGGTGAAGCCCGAGAGGAACGTCACCCGCAGCACCTTCATGGTGTGGCGACGGTACCCGTCGGTGACCGTCCGGATGCGGCCGACCTGCCGTTCGGCGCGGCCGTAGAGCAGCAGGGTCGAGAGGCCGCCGACGACCTCGAGGAACCCGCGCGACAGGGCCGACAGGCTCTCCCACTGGCGCTGCTGCACGCTCTGCGTCGCCATGCCGATGAGGGCCATGAACACCGGCGTGAGCGGCAGCACGATCACGAGGATGAGACCGGACAGCGGGTCCGCGATCCAGGCTGCGACGATGAGGGCGGGCGTCGCCACCACGGTCAGCACGAGCTGCGGGAGATACCGGCCGAAGTAGTCGTCGAGGGCGTCGAGCCCGGGCCCGAGGAGCGTCGCGATCCGCGCCGTCGGGAAGCCCGCGACACCGCTCGGCCGGCGCTCGAGCGCCGCGAGGAGTTCCGCCCGCAACTCGCCCTTCACGCGCATCGCGCCGCTCGACCCCACGAGCTCCCAGCCCCAGGCACCCAGCGCCCGGGCGCCGGCACCGCCGACGAGCAGCGCGACGAGGGGTGCGGCGTCGGCCATCGGCATCCCGTCGATCAGGCCGGTGACGAGCCCCGCGATCGCCCACGCGACCGCGATGATCGCCGCCGCCTGCACGACGGCGAGCACACCGCCCGCGACGAGGAAGCCGCGGGCCGCGCGCGAGCGCCTGACGAGTCTGGGATCGAGCGGTTTCACGAGGTTCCCCGATCAGTGAGCGGCGGCCTCGACGTGCGCGCGGCTCACCCGCTTGCGGAAGATCCAGTACGTCCAGGCCTGGTAGGCGAGCACGAGCGGGAGGAAGATCAGCGCGACCCAGCTCATGACCGTGAGCGTGTACGGCGTCGAGGAGGCGTTCTCGATCGTGAGGCTGTTCGCCGGATCGTTCGAGGCCGGCATCACGTCGGGGAAGAGCGAGGCGAACAGGGCGAGCACGGCGGTCGCGACCGTGATCGCGAGCAGGGTGAACGCCACGCCCTCCGCGCCGCGGAGGTTCGCGAACCACCCGCCGATGAGTGCGACGGCCGCGATCCCGGCGAGGATCCAGAACCAGGTGGTGCCGAACGCGAGCCCGGTCCACAGCAGGAACACCGCTGCGACCACGATCGTGATGAGACCCGACCGCGTCGCGAGTCTCCGGGCCCGCGCCCGGAGCTCTCCCTCGGTCTTGAGCGAGGCGAACACGACGCCGTGGGTGAAGAACAGCAGGAGCGTCGTGAGTCCGCCGAGGAGCGCGTAGGGGTTGAGCAGGTCGAACAGCGTGCCCGTGTAGTTGTGGCCGGCGTCGAGCGGCACGCCCTGCACGATGTTCGCGAACGCGACGCCCCACAGGAGCGCCGGCACGGCCGACCCGACCACGATCATGCCGTCGAACCACGCCTTCCATTTCGACTCGGGCCGCTGGTGGCGGTATTCGAACGAGACGCCGCGCGCGATGAGTGCGAGCAGGATGAGCAGGAGCGCGAGGTAGAACCCCGAGAACAGCGTCGCGTACCACTCGGGGAAGGCGGCGAACAGGGATGCCCCTGCGACTATGACCCACGTCTCGTTGAGGTCCCACACCGGGCCGATGGTGTTGATGAGCACGCGGCGGTCGGTGTCGTCCCTGCCGAGGAACGGCAGCGACATGCCGACGCCGAAGTCGAACCCGTCGAGCACGAAGTAGCCGACGAAGAGGAATGCGACGATCCAGAACCAGAGCGTAGAGAGATCCATGTCCGTCTCCTAGTAGACCGTGGTGGCGGGCTCGACACGGCCCGATTCGGGGTCGGGCTCGCCGATCTCGGGCGGGCCCTTCTTGATGGCGCGGATCACGAGCCGGACCTCGAC
Coding sequences within it:
- a CDS encoding anthranilate synthase component I family protein → MPPRLRSRDLPSWCEPRVVFAERFAQRDHVVWLDGGDEGATGVSVLGAAHAGSPVVTADLASGTVTVRRPVGEADDDAPVVHRGGVFERLADTLALPQVALAAGETAPAPLGWFGWFGYELGAGLAGVPIADAETPDAAFVFLDRVIAFDHGARRTRLVWIESDDADAWADELAAELTSSAANAPMADGGAGARHPAPTPAAATQGAAPVAHWRHDATTYARLIGECQAAITRGDAYQLCLTNRVDLDVHPDPAGTYLALRASSPSHHGGYLRFGGFALCSASPEQFLHIEPSGLVSTKPMKGTRPRDADPVRDAALRAELLASDKERAENLMIVDLMRNDLGRIAELGSVSVEGLLEVEEYPHVHQLVSTVRARIAPPVSALDVVRAAFPAGSMTGAPKRSAMAILHDLERGPRGVYSGAFGYLGVDGGADLAMVIRSIVIAPSGASIGTGGGITALSVAEEEIEETRVKARALLAALGEASTRLD
- the cydC gene encoding thiol reductant ABC exporter subunit CydC, which translates into the protein MSERTTRTRAVLRTSIPPIGRLLPAVLFGVASGGSTVALLACSAWLIARAAEQPPVLYLSLAIVGVRAFALGRAVFRYLERLTGHDAAFRQLAAIRTGVFERMLPVAPDGVADLRHGELLARFTGDVDELQNVSLRVVQPVVSALVVLAGAVVGVALVSPASAAAVAGCLVIGVGASLVVQHAVASRAERRLAPLRGELQAAVVEHAQSLETLVAFDAAAASRRRIEALGDRLARHARANASAAGAAAALMTAIGGFAVAASLLAGQPLLADGRIDGPTFAMLCLVPLAIAEVAAALPPAMTAWRLAGVSAERVAEAVPGETPAEIPVAPAAPAAAPRAGRPPRLTLVAASAAWPGARGAALSGIDLDLGPGERVLVRGPSGAGKTTLAHVLVRFLAVTGGEYLVDGIDADRLDPAAVRRLVGLVEQSPWLFDEDVRQNLLFARDTASDDELVDVLERVGLGDWLAERGGLDAEVGERGALVSGGQAQRIALARAMLAGFPVLVLDEPTANVDREQADALLADLLGAAGDDRTVVVISHTPVDPALVDRVVSIADGRLTEADRAPSAAHAAP
- the cydD gene encoding thiol reductant ABC exporter subunit CydD — translated: MKPLDPRLVRRSRAARGFLVAGGVLAVVQAAAIIAVAWAIAGLVTGLIDGMPMADAAPLVALLVGGAGARALGAWGWELVGSSGAMRVKGELRAELLAALERRPSGVAGFPTARIATLLGPGLDALDDYFGRYLPQLVLTVVATPALIVAAWIADPLSGLILVIVLPLTPVFMALIGMATQSVQQRQWESLSALSRGFLEVVGGLSTLLLYGRAERQVGRIRTVTDGYRRHTMKVLRVTFLSGFTLELAASLSVALVAVAIGLRLVSADMLLGAGLFVLVLAPEVFLPLRNVGAAFHASAAGVTAAGDAFALLEAVEGADAATHVADVAMPRAELGDDSVGPERVTGAGTAGGASATGRGLELVGLTVRRGERVVVDDLTVSVPAGAVAAVVGPSGSGKSTLFAALLGFAPCSGSITLDGRRLAAGGERIAWAGQTPVLLAGTVGSNVRLGDETADESLLDEALRLAGVDVPAGREVGPGGSGLSGGQAQRVAIARAVHRLLARDLPLLLLDEPTSAQDPSREAELAHGLGRLAADGRTVLVATHRPDLVAAADLVISQEAARV
- the cydB gene encoding cytochrome d ubiquinol oxidase subunit II, coding for MDLSTLWFWIVAFLFVGYFVLDGFDFGVGMSLPFLGRDDTDRRVLINTIGPVWDLNETWVIVAGASLFAAFPEWYATLFSGFYLALLLILLALIARGVSFEYRHQRPESKWKAWFDGMIVVGSAVPALLWGVAFANIVQGVPLDAGHNYTGTLFDLLNPYALLGGLTTLLLFFTHGVVFASLKTEGELRARARRLATRSGLITIVVAAVFLLWTGLAFGTTWFWILAGIAAVALIGGWFANLRGAEGVAFTLLAITVATAVLALFASLFPDVMPASNDPANSLTIENASSTPYTLTVMSWVALIFLPLVLAYQAWTYWIFRKRVSRAHVEAAAH